The genome window TTGTAGTCAGAAAGCTCTGGTGGAGTGAGAGGCAATTCATCAAGCTCTAAAATACGCTTGGTCCCATCTGCTAAGTGCAAAATGGGAAAGGGTTCTCCCCAATAGCGCTGGCGTGAAAAGAGCCAGTCACGCAATTTGTAATTGACTTGCGCTTTGCCTTTTTTGTGCTTTTCTAGCCACGCAATCATTGCATTTTTTGCAGCAACACGATTCAATCCATCCAAAGAAAAATCCTTGAATGCAGAATTAATGATAATACCATTGTCTTCAGCAAAGCAAAGCTCACCCTCGAGTAAATCTTCCATATCTTTTTCATCTTCAAATCCATCTTCTGGTTGAACGACTGCTTGCATAGGCAGCTTGAATTTTCGTGCAAATTCAAAATCTCGAGTGTCATGAGAGGGTACAGCCATGACAGCCGCTGTTCCTACATGACCTAAGACATAATCCGAAATCCAAATAGGAATCTGTTTATCATTTGCAGGATTGGTTGCAAATGCACCCGTAAATATTCCTGTTTTAATGAAATTCAAATCTGTGCGTTCTAAATCACTTTTAGTACTCGCTTCTTTTCGGTATTGATCGACTTGTTTTTTGTTTTCTTGCGTAGTGATGGTTTCAACGAGTGTGTGCTCTGGAGCGAGCACCAAAAATGTGGCGCCAAAAAGCGTATCTGGACATGTGGTGTAGACTTCGATGGATTTTTTTGTTTGCGTTTCTTCAAAAGTAATCAGCGCGCCTTTACTTTTGCCAATCCAGTTACGCTGCAAACGCTTCAAGCTCTCTGGCCAATCCACCAAATCTAAATCATCTATCAGTTGTTCAGCATAAGCTGTAATTCTAAGCATCCATTGGCGTAAAGTTTTACGCACAACAGGATATCCACCCTCTTTTGTTTTTCCCTCTTCGACTTCTTCATTGGCAACAACGGTTCCAAGAGCTTCGCAAAAATTCACGCTCATTTCCGCTTCATAAGCAAGATCCTTTTCGTACAGCTTTGTAAAAATCCATTGCGTCCACTTGTAATAATTGGGGTCTGTGCTGGCAATTTCTCTAGACCAGTCATAGGAAAATCCCAGAGATTGGAGCTGTCGTTTATATGTTTTGATGTTCTTTTTTGTGGTGATGGCTGGATGTGTGTTCGTGCGAATGGCAAATTGTTCTGCAGGCAAGCCAAAACTATCCCATCCCATAGGATGGAGCACATTGTATCCGCTCTGTCTTTTAAAACGTGCGATAATATCTGTTGCTGTGTATCCCGCAACGTGGCCCACGTGCAAGCCTGCACCTGAAGGATAGGGCCACATATCTAAAATGTAGTACTTTTTTTTAGAAGGGTCAAAAATAGCTTTGAATGTTTGATTTTCCAGCCATTTTTTTTGCCACTTTGCTTCAATTTTTTTAGGATGATATTTTTTCTTCATAGCCATCTATTTTACAAAATACTATTTAGTTGTAAAGAGGTCTTATCAAAATGTAAGGGCTAAATAGAAATGTCGTGCGCCATGAGACGCGCGTAATGCTAACCGCTGAGTAAGCGTAAACGTTAGACAGGTTGACAAATTCACGTCTTAGTTGTTGATTGGCGTATTTTTGCCCAGTGATCCGGGAGTAGTTCATAAAGTTTTTGTGAGCTGTGGCTCATCAGTCTTCTCATAACATCTTCGAGATATTCTTGAGGATTGACTCCGATCCCCTTGCAACTTTGCACCAAAGAAAAAAGGATTGCTGCGGCTTCGCCTCCTTTTTCACTTTCAACAAATAACCAGTTTTTTCGCCCTAAAGCTAAGGGACGAATTGCTCGTTCGGCAACGTTGTTCTCTAGACGAGCATTAGCTTTTTTTGTGTAATTTTTAAGATGTGGGATGAGTCCACAAAAATATCCTAATGCTTTTCTTAGGTTTGACCGGGGCAAGATTTTTTGATCAAATAGTTTTGCTTTCACTTCTTTGATTAGCTCATCAACTCTTTTGATTAAATAGGGTTTGTAAGCATCCAACTTGGGCTCCTTAATCGCCCTTTTTTTATAGCGCGGAACACTGTCATTCTTTAAATATTTTCTGACAGTATTCCGTGCTTTTCCTGTTTCTTCGACGATTTTTCGAATACTTTTCCCCTGTTTATGCAATATTCTGATTTCCACAGCATCCTCCAAAATAATCATTTTACACCCCCCGGTATGAGGGATATTTTAACCCAAGTGGGTCATTTTTCGTTTGATGGTGTGGGTCATTTTACAATCGATGACAACAGCTCTCTTCCAGGTTTAGTTGGGGGGAGTAAGATACGACATACCACATCAAGACGTCTTTCTATTTTTCGAATGCGTTCTGCTAAAGAAAACTCACTACCTGTTGCTACCTCTAGGCTAAACTTTTTCTTAAAGCTTTTTGGAGATCCTATAAATGAAGATATCTCTTTACTTCTTACTGGGGAGGCCATCAGATGCTCCTTTTGTAAATTTTAAAATATTTTCGAGAGTGCGCTTTTGTATTTCCAGACCCTCTTGAGTCTCTTCAAGCCCTTCAAGTTCTTCTATCTCTTTTTTCAAATCATTTTCTCTTGACTCAATCGCTTTTTGATCGGTTGCTAGTTGAGCTTCTTCTTTTTGTATTGCATCATCTTCAGAATCACTCCCTTCGAGTTCTAAAGAAACACCTTCTGACTTTGATTTTCTTAAAATTAGTGATTCCATTTTTCGCTTAAAGCTTGTTTTTTCCTCATCCAAAACTGTTTATCACTGCAACGTGCATTTTTTATCATTATCTTTTTGTAGTTGCTTGATGTTGCTTAAAACACTTTGAATATGTGGATGGTCATCTTTAAAAAATTTTCGCAAAATCGTTAAAGCTTTTTGATAAAATTCTAAAGCTTTTTCATACTGGCCTTGAGCGTTGTAGACTTCGCCCATGTTGTTGTAAGTTTGGGCCACATCAGGATGATTGTTGCCGAGTTTGGCTAGTCTGATTGTTAAAGCCTTTTGATAGAATGTTAAAGCTTTATCATACAGGCCTTGATCGTCGTAGACTAAGGCTATGTTGTTGTAAGTGGTGGCCACATATGGATGATCAGGTCCGAGTTTGGCGAGGAGAATGTCTAAAGCCTTTTGAAAGGATTCTAAAGCTTTATCATTCAGGTCTTGAGAGTAGTAGACTGAGCCCATGTTGTTGTAAGTGGTGGCCACAGATGGATGATCCGGGCCGAGTTTTGCAAGTCTAATGTCTAAAGCCTTTTGATAGAATTCTAAAGCTTTATCATGCAAGCCTTGATCGTCGTAGACTGCGCCCATGTTGTTGTAAATGGCGGCCACATCTGGGT of Chlamydiota bacterium contains these proteins:
- the leuS gene encoding Leucine--tRNA ligase gives rise to the protein MAMKKKYHPKKIEAKWQKKWLENQTFKAIFDPSKKKYYILDMWPYPSGAGLHVGHVAGYTATDIIARFKRQSGYNVLHPMGWDSFGLPAEQFAIRTNTHPAITTKKNIKTYKRQLQSLGFSYDWSREIASTDPNYYKWTQWIFTKLYEKDLAYEAEMSVNFCEALGTVVANEEVEEGKTKEGGYPVVRKTLRQWMLRITAYAEQLIDDLDLVDWPESLKRLQRNWIGKSKGALITFEETQTKKSIEVYTTCPDTLFGATFLVLAPEHTLVETITTQENKKQVDQYRKEASTKSDLERTDLNFIKTGIFTGAFATNPANDKQIPIWISDYVLGHVGTAAVMAVPSHDTRDFEFARKFKLPMQAVVQPEDGFEDEKDMEDLLEGELCFAEDNGIIINSAFKDFSLDGLNRVAAKNAMIAWLEKHKKGKAQVNYKLRDWLFSRQRYWGEPFPILHLADGTKRILELDELPLTPPELSDYKPKETGESPLARVKNWIEIIDPKTGKQAKRESNTMPQWAGSCWYYLRFCDPHNEDKAWDEEIENYWMPVDLYVGGKEHAVLHLLYARFWHKVLYDCGLVKTIEPFQKYRYQGLVMAPAYKKPGGGYVEPEQVIEKQGKFYSKKDNVEVTRLIEKMSKSKLNGITPDEMVEEFGADSVRLYESFIAPFDKEKTWNTDAILGCYRFLHRFWDMALSEKICENASKEALRLGYKLVDDVTKDIEELHFNTAIAKMMEFLNDFTKLDHYPKEVIQWAIQCLAPFAPHIAEELWEELKFPHDLNTHPFPEVNVAYLEEDTIHYIIQVNGRHRGTLELEKDLSQEELEEIIAKKTQIKERYLKDPIKKVIYIRNKLINFVL